The Desulfurococcus sp. genome has a segment encoding these proteins:
- a CDS encoding corrinoid protein, translated as MNAERNKLLQQVRDCLVNLNEDCVLRAVSGLLERGVPATEIVLGSMSSAMEEIGRLYEEGEYFIAELVEAADIFKKAMKILEPRIKEEASKLGSSRRLRIVIGTVKGDVHDIGKTLVAVMLQAAGHEVIDLGVDVDAEKFAEAVEKYNPQVLGMSALLTTTARYMAEVLRVLEERGLRRKVYVVIGGAATSREFAERIKADGWARDAIEAVKLINKLAEEMKDHAGEEG; from the coding sequence GTGAACGCCGAGCGCAATAAACTCCTGCAACAGGTTAGAGACTGCCTGGTAAACTTAAATGAAGACTGTGTTCTCAGAGCTGTAAGCGGGCTCCTTGAGAGAGGGGTGCCAGCTACAGAGATAGTCTTAGGATCCATGAGTAGTGCCATGGAGGAGATTGGAAGGCTATACGAGGAGGGAGAGTACTTTATAGCTGAACTCGTAGAGGCAGCAGATATATTCAAGAAGGCTATGAAGATCCTGGAGCCGCGGATAAAAGAAGAAGCATCTAAGCTGGGGTCCAGTAGAAGGCTTAGAATAGTAATTGGAACTGTTAAAGGCGATGTCCACGACATCGGTAAAACACTAGTAGCTGTAATGCTTCAAGCCGCTGGCCACGAGGTAATAGACTTAGGAGTCGACGTTGACGCGGAAAAATTCGCTGAAGCTGTTGAAAAATACAATCCGCAGGTACTCGGCATGAGCGCGCTATTAACTACAACAGCTAGATACATGGCTGAAGTATTAAGAGTCCTCGAGGAAAGGGGTCTCAGGAGGAAGGTATACGTTGTGATCGGGGGAGCAGCCACCAGCAGGGAGTTTGCTGAGAGGATCAAGGCTGACGGCTGGGCTAGAGATGCTATTGAAGCTGTTAAATTAATCAACAAGCTAGCTGAAGAGATGAAGGATCATGCAGGAGAAGAAGGCTAG